A DNA window from Rhizobium sp. NXC14 contains the following coding sequences:
- a CDS encoding LysR family transcriptional regulator: MADDLEGISVFLAVAEARNFRLAGERLGVTRSAVSQALQRLEDRLGAPLVQRTTRSVSLTEAGEVFLAAVRPSMRQVSDAMQTVRDMQARPSGLLRVTVSSIAERFLSGTLLTGFMQACPGIKLDITITDDEFDIVEAGFDAGVRLGEVIEQDMIAVPVSSQQRQCAAASPSYLERHGSPRHPRDLQNHACIGWRPRPDTAPYRWEFTENDRDFDVAVDPVVTTNDMGMMIRMACAGAGITFGMVETFAPYVDRGELIPLLEDFCPPFPGFYLYYPRRQRQPVKLRALVDYVRRSADR; encoded by the coding sequence ATGGCCGATGATCTCGAAGGCATTTCAGTCTTTCTCGCCGTAGCGGAGGCGCGGAATTTCCGGCTTGCCGGCGAGCGTCTCGGCGTGACCCGCTCCGCCGTCAGCCAGGCCTTGCAGCGCCTTGAGGACCGGCTTGGTGCGCCCCTGGTTCAGCGCACGACGCGCAGTGTCAGCCTGACCGAGGCCGGCGAAGTCTTCCTTGCGGCGGTTCGTCCCTCGATGCGCCAAGTCAGCGATGCGATGCAGACGGTACGCGACATGCAAGCGCGCCCGAGCGGCCTGTTGCGGGTCACTGTTTCCTCCATCGCCGAGCGCTTCCTATCCGGCACTTTGCTCACCGGCTTCATGCAGGCCTGCCCCGGCATCAAGCTCGATATCACCATCACCGATGACGAATTCGACATCGTCGAAGCCGGCTTCGATGCTGGTGTGAGATTGGGCGAGGTGATCGAGCAGGACATGATCGCGGTACCGGTCTCGTCTCAACAGAGACAATGCGCCGCCGCATCGCCAAGCTATCTAGAGCGTCACGGTTCGCCTCGCCATCCCCGCGACCTGCAGAACCACGCCTGCATCGGATGGCGGCCGCGCCCGGATACCGCGCCCTATCGCTGGGAATTCACCGAAAATGACCGCGACTTCGATGTCGCCGTCGATCCCGTGGTCACGACCAATGACATGGGAATGATGATCCGCATGGCCTGCGCCGGGGCCGGGATCACCTTCGGCATGGTGGAAACCTTCGCGCCCTATGTCGATCGCGGCGAGCTCATCCCGCTGCTGGAGGATTTCTGCCCGCCCTTTCCTGGTTTCTACCTCTACTATCCCAGGCGCCAGAGGCAGCCAGTAAAACTGCGCGCGCTGGTCGACTATGTGCGCCGGTCGGCCGATCGCTAG
- a CDS encoding Atu4866 domain-containing protein: MPKFYSSPVLHLFTAIILTGTALPTWSADASNERKSKFQQPSENTMQQHPYVGMWVTDDGRVRHELLPDNRYDEARGHRESAYRGRYEVTGTHIEYWDDTGFTADGDFVDDNTLHHGGMVLRRK, from the coding sequence ATGCCAAAGTTTTACAGCAGCCCAGTTCTGCATCTCTTCACCGCAATCATTCTGACCGGCACGGCGCTCCCCACGTGGTCCGCTGACGCCTCGAACGAGCGAAAATCCAAGTTTCAACAGCCAAGCGAGAACACCATGCAGCAGCATCCCTATGTCGGAATGTGGGTCACCGACGACGGCCGAGTCCGACACGAACTCCTGCCCGACAATCGGTACGACGAGGCCCGCGGACACCGGGAGAGCGCCTATCGCGGACGCTACGAAGTCACCGGAACACATATCGAGTATTGGGACGATACGGGCTTCACCGCCGATGGCGATTTCGTCGACGACAATACGCTCCATCATGGCGGCATGGTGCTTCGCCGTAAATGA